From the genome of uncultured Bacteroides sp., one region includes:
- a CDS encoding DUF3244 domain-containing protein translates to MRSSFISCIVGLCSFLFIGVVKVYSNPLTNEARISLFGNDIPFEDPIGSGQETRSIPLIPISAFLNENHFVKLEFYKPVGEIEIVISQNGTIVYSVIENIISPILKSVELLQGLSGEFLLEIRVDNEAYVYGWFTI, encoded by the coding sequence ATGAGATCTAGTTTTATTTCTTGCATAGTGGGCTTATGTAGTTTCCTATTTATAGGGGTAGTAAAAGTATATTCGAATCCATTAACCAATGAGGCAAGAATATCATTGTTTGGAAATGATATACCATTTGAAGATCCAATAGGTTCAGGACAAGAGACTCGCTCTATACCTTTAATTCCTATTTCGGCATTCTTAAATGAGAATCATTTTGTGAAATTAGAATTTTATAAACCAGTAGGTGAAATCGAAATTGTAATTTCTCAAAATGGGACTATCGTGTACTCTGTTATTGAGAATATTATTTCTCCGATATTAAAGAGTGTGGAACTATTACAGGGTTTGTCTGGTGAATTTTTACTTGAAATTAGGGTTGATAATGAGGCTTATGTTTATGGTTGGTTCACTATATAA